The sequence below is a genomic window from Deltaproteobacteria bacterium.
TGGGTGGCCCGCCGTCGCGAAAGGACGACGGGCCACCCATGTGCTGCAGCTCCGCCCGGGAAGGGACGCGGGGCGACACCCCGCGCCGGTGGTCACCCGGAGCCGCGGCGATGCTGCTTCTTGCGCCGCTACGACTCGTCGAGCTCGCCGTTCCAGTACGAGAAGTCGCGCAGCCAGCTCCGCCACTGCGCCGGCATGCCCGGCGTGTACGTGAACCGGACTGCCTCGGGCAGCGCCTTCGGCTTCGCCGGCACGGTGCGGAGCTTCATGCTCGCCTGCTGCGGCGTGCGGCCACCCTTCTTCTGGTTACAGGGCAGGCAAGCGATGACGATGTTCTCCCACCGCGTGTGGCCGCCCTGCGAGCGCGGCAGCACGTGGTCGTACGTGGCCTCGGGCCGCGGCACGCGCTGGCCGCAGTACTGGCAGCGGCCGCTGTCGCGCGCGTAGACGTTCTCGCGGCTGAAGCGAACCGCCCGCTTGACCCCGCGCACCCCGCGCAGGAAGCGCACCACCGCCGGCACCTGGAGCTCCACCGTCACCGAGCGCACCGTCCAGCTGTCGTACGACTCCACCACCTCGACCTTGCCCATGAAGAGCAGGGCCACCGCGCGCATCCAGGGGACGCGCGCCACCGGCTGATAGCCCGGGTCCAGCACCAACGTGTCCATGACTGCGCCCTCCTTTCCGCGCCATTGCGCCATTGTTTAATGAAATCCGGGAGGCAGGATTCGAACCTGCAACTTCTCGCTTCTGAGGCGAGCGCCTCTACCAAGTTGGGCCACTCCCGGACATCTCTGCAGGACTTCCTGGTGCCGGACCGAGGGATCGAACCTCGCTGTTCAGGTGTGTGGGACCTGCGCCATCTCCAGATGACAAGTCCGGCCTATTCACATTTTGGCTAATCACGAGTCGTGGACGGAGGA
It includes:
- a CDS encoding HNH endonuclease, producing MDTLVLDPGYQPVARVPWMRAVALLFMGKVEVVESYDSWTVRSVTVELQVPAVVRFLRGVRGVKRAVRFSRENVYARDSGRCQYCGQRVPRPEATYDHVLPRSQGGHTRWENIVIACLPCNQKKGGRTPQQASMKLRTVPAKPKALPEAVRFTYTPGMPAQWRSWLRDFSYWNGELDES